In Jejubacter calystegiae, the following are encoded in one genomic region:
- a CDS encoding RamA family antibiotic efflux transcriptional regulator — protein sequence MSIPHQVIETLIDWIDDNLHQPLRIDDIARHAGYSKWHLQRLFLQYTGQSLGRYIRERKLKMAARDLRNTDEKVFDISLKYGYESQQTFTRIFTRTFHQPPGAYRKQMPVQRCQR from the coding sequence ATGTCCATTCCGCATCAGGTCATTGAAACGCTGATCGACTGGATCGATGATAATCTGCACCAGCCGTTGCGCATTGATGACATCGCCCGCCACGCTGGCTATTCCAAATGGCACCTTCAACGCCTGTTCCTTCAGTACACCGGACAGAGCCTGGGTCGCTATATCCGTGAAAGAAAGCTGAAGATGGCGGCGCGGGATCTGCGCAATACCGATGAGAAGGTGTTTGATATCAGTCTTAAGTATGGCTACGAGTCGCAGCAGACCTTTACCCGTATCTTTACCAGGACCTTCCACCAGCCGCCGGGAGCATACCGTAAACAGATGCCGGTTCAGCGCTGTCAGCGCTGA